Genomic segment of Dromiciops gliroides isolate mDroGli1 chromosome 3, mDroGli1.pri, whole genome shotgun sequence:
CTCCCAGCTAtagtctcccctcccccagatgcCAGCTAAGGGGGAGCCTGTGCCCACACTGACCTCTGCAGCTGGCAGGGGGGTAGGAGGTCTGGTCACTGCCATCCCCGCAGTTGTCGATACCCCACGTGTCACACACCAGGCTCTGGGGGATGCACTTCTTGTTCCGGCAGAGGAAGTAGGAGCCCAGGACACAGGGTGAGATGCTGGAGCCTCGGATGGGGACAGCTGGGACCGAAAACTTAGAGTTGACAGGGCCCTTAGGCAAGAATGTCAAAGCTACAAAGACATGGGTTTCCCTACTTCTAGTCTACAcacctttcatttgacagatgaggaaactgagacccagaaaggcttgcccaaggtcacacaggagatAGGTAGTAATAGGTGGAGGATGGTAGACTCCGGACTTCTTTCCACATATACTTCCTCACCCATTCACTTATTCAATTAATAAAGAGCCTATAAATCCTTCTTTGCATAGAtaggtgaggaatctgaggcctgATACGGTTCAATAGCTAGTTCAAAATCACAGAAGAAGTAAGTAGCAAAAACAGGATTTCAGCCAAAGCCCTTCTTACTCTATATCCAACCCTCCTTTCACATTcatttattcctcctttccttccttccttccttccttccttccttccttccttccttccttccttccttccttccttccttccttccttccttccttcagcaagtgcctactatttgcatCTGATAAACTCCTAAAAGGCCTTGCTGACCTCTTAAGCTcttgaaaggggaaggagggaagggtcagtaaggggataagcatttattaaatacttctatataccaggcactgatAAATGCTTTACCAGTGTTTCATTTGTTAATAGGAGGAGATCCACTCTTTGGGAATAGTTCTGAATGACAAGAACTGAAATACTACATTGGGTGACCTTAGTATTCTTATTAAGGAAGGAAATTTTGGCCACATTCAGAGGAAACCAGATATTTTTAGAAGATGTGAGCAAAGCCAGGCATGATCCCATctgcaggggggaaaaaaagaggcacGGGTGGGCGAGGGGTTCTACAAATTTACAGAATAATAATTCATGTTCCTAGAGTGTTTTAGTCCTTCTGCTTTCTTCACAATGCCCTTGGGAGGAAGGGATTAACAGTCtcttttttcagataaggaagatgaagcccagagagttcATATGTAAACCAGCAGGGCTGGGATTTAAATACGATTCTGGTTCCAAGTCAACTAAAGAAACCTGGATGCCTTTGGGGTTGGCGGGGAGGGGATCAGAAGATTCAAGCCTGTCCTTTGTTTTTATGTAAGCTTTGGACAAAGGCATAGCAGGTGTATATAGATAAcaacactggagaagaaaataaaaatcttgaTAGGGACAACATAACTCATTTTAACAATTATATTGGCTAGGAAGATGGCAAAGACCCACAGAGCACACTGAAAACCCAACATTTCTTAAATTCCTACTATTGAAAGACACTGTTCTTGGAGCTGAgaatacaaacaaaatgaaaataatccctTCCTCCAAGAAACTTATCATACCCTACTGGGGTGATATCACATGcacacaataaataaatacaaggtatttgGATAGCTCTAGAGACGTCAGAagacatccagtccaacccccctatttttacagaaaaggaaagtgaggcacagaggaAGGTAAGGGATttaacccaaggtcacagaactagtaagcgtctgaggtaggacttgaatccagtgtcctatccattgtgccatgcttatttgctgtgtaaccctggacaagtgacaacttcctcatctgtaaaactgggataaataatagcacctacctcccagggttgttgtcaagTGGTGCCTTCATCAATATTTGTTCTCTTCCCCATGCTACCACCATACCACACAAGTAGTATCCTAGGCAGGATTTCAACCTAGAATGCAGACTGACTATAGAGTCTGGGCTCATTCCATTGTCCCTTACAATTTGAGGAACGAAAGAGCAGCATGAACTGGTTAGGGGGTGGGAAGTGTAGTGAAGGCTTCCATTAAGAGACAGTATGTGAGCTGAGGCTTGAGGGAAGGTTAATATTTCAAGGAAGACTTCTTTCTTTGAAGGAAGACCTAGAAAGGTGGTGGGAAGCCAGGAATGCATCTTAAGCACATGAAGAAGACTTTATGTCCTTAATTAATGGCAAAGTCAATGAACCAAAAGGATGACACATTTGCTGAAAGGCCTAAGGCCATCTTGGGCTGTGTCAGTAGACACATAAGGTCCAGGTTATGGGATGGTGGTCCtaaatgatgtaggaggcaaaaaggagttaacagaaaaaccaaaggtccaagctctaattcagatatgagccctaaaagggattcagaccccaggtaatggataacttacaagtcaggatgctaggttctcttacccaaaGTAagcagtacccataacgggaacaaagggagagaggccatgaagaccttaaactataacaatgataaaatgacaggctatagaaatttagactagaaataaaagaaaaatgaagatattttgaaactaagcatgggaaccagaaagagacatgcccagaaaaggccaaatttgtccccagattcaccttatgatgtgtaaaccccccaaaacacacctccacggaaaaaagtgtccacctcaggggttggcttaggaccccaggaactccaaattaagaaaagccctcggggcagctaggtggtacagtggataaagcaccagccctggattcaggaggacctgagttcaaatccagcctcagacacttgacacttactagctgtgtgactatggacaagtcacttaaacccaattgcccagcaaaacaaaacaaaacaaaacaaagaaaagccctcccctgtacctccccaacaaggagattattataatgagactgataatcaatttacccatactataaatataactgtctttccttcccttatttgagagatacctttctactcttctggttctctccctgtggtcaccaaCAGTATTGCAatgaaacttgggaaactgagtcactgagtcttgtaattcttttgggacgattCATGATCAGTTTGACCCCAagattccagcccacatcacccCCAATTCTGGGACCCAATCTAGCACACTTTCTACTGCCCCGGGCTCTCTTCTCATCAACACCTACTGCCTTGAGTTGCCCATCCTGCCTActttccctctcatttccctcCCATGACATCTCAACATTGTACCTAGTCGGAATGAGGTGAAGTCCCCAATGAAATCCACCCTGGGCTGCTGGCCCCTCGTTACTAAGCGTAGGCTCAGGGATCTTCCTGTGGATAGGACTGGGCCTGGGATGGTCAGTCCGCATAGCCGATTCCCAAGGCGGGGACCCTCCTTGGCTGGCCCATCATAGAACTGCACGTAGGAGCCAGTGGCACAGGGGTCCTCTCTGAGCTGGCTGAGCCCAGAGGTGGTTGTCTGAGGCAGCTCAGAAGGTGGAGGATGGGTCAGGCTGTATACCAGAAAGAAACGGAACTGGAACAGGATTCTGTCCTGGGGAGATGCAGCCTGCACAGTGAGCCAGCAGTCCGTCTCTAGGGCCACAAAGTAGAATTTCTGGGAATCTGGATGGGAGCGGACAATCATCCCATCCCCCTGGAGCATCTGGTCACAGAAATCCACCAGACtgactagagagaagagaagatggggtagaaaaaggggaaaaggtcaGGGAAGGTATTTGAAGGGGACAATGGAAGACCCTTTGGGAGAGACACCAAAAGTGGTGTCC
This window contains:
- the LDLRAD2 gene encoding low-density lipoprotein receptor class A domain-containing protein 2, whose protein sequence is MAFLKPRTSFLGLFPSLLLLGALILVASALDAVSLVDFCDQMLQGDGMIVRSHPDSQKFYFVALETDCWLTVQAASPQDRILFQFRFFLVYSLTHPPPSELPQTTTSGLSQLREDPCATGSYVQFYDGPAKEGPRLGNRLCGLTIPGPVLSTGRSLSLRLVTRGQQPRVDFIGDFTSFRLGSSISPCVLGSYFLCRNKKCIPQSLVCDTWGIDNCGDGSDQTSYPPASCRDVTTATLMSLVLTIRGTLYPSNSSNSSNSSNRQRSPRTLLASLVLLGSAGAVAGLLWCCCCHSPGWTLARTRASKSLSSYSSVYATCCPLSLPRCLCKGWVTPQAGSGIAEDLASVGPSVPSLLAFLVYMASRSAHPYPASPCGFVPRQPKGQGQPSPKAGSSKA